Proteins found in one Manihot esculenta cultivar AM560-2 unplaced genomic scaffold, M.esculenta_v8 Scaffold66, whole genome shotgun sequence genomic segment:
- the LOC122723044 gene encoding uncharacterized protein LOC122723044 — protein MSEESQRAIDEEVGSHAPSEPIEPAVAPAPHGEDRPGQDAFLQQLADMFRRVSGAAPQVPPPVAVPMQAPARPPIDKLRKYGAMEFKGRREDDAPVAEYWLQSTERVLQQLQCTPPDSVACAVALLQEEAYQWWDTTSQIVQSEQRTWEFFLAEFRKKYIGDLYMDEKRKEFLYLRQGRMTVSEYEKDFIRLSKYAREMVPTEEAKCKKFEQGLHNDIRVLLAAHSIKEFSTLVNAALNIEKIKEEEQSWRQKGQQKRGQTQMQGQSSASQAPMKRQRASSGSASRGQYPICEHCGRRHLGPCRKLTGACFRCGSTEHLMRDCPRGQVSSAPPIERPIPAGSRGRGRGRGNQGATSASQRVSETVDRLDFRTPARAYAIRAKEDRDSRRIVGTFSIFDKPVHALIDPGSTHSYICLPIVNEGKLQADSLNQDIIVTNPLGHSVIVSKVYRDCPISIHDQTFHGDLIELPFREFDVILGMDWLSKHRV, from the exons ATGTCTGAGGAATCACAACGTGCTATAGATGAGGAGGTGGGAAGTCATGCCCCCTCAGAACCCATTGAGCCAGCAGTTGCACCAGCCCCTCATGGTGAAGATAGGCCAGGACAGGATGCATTTTTACAACAGTTGGCAGATATGTTTAGACGAGTTTCAGGGGCAGCACCTCAGGTGCCACCACCAGTTGCAGTACCTATGCAGGCTCCTGCTAGACCACCAATAGACAAGCTTAGAAAATATGGAGCTATGGAATTCAAAGGCAGAAGAGAAGATGATGCTCCAGTAGCAGAGTACTGGCTGCAAAGTACAGAGAGAGTGTTGCAGCAGCTTCAGTGCACACCACCAGACAGTGTGGCTTGTGCAGTTGCTTTGTTACAAGAAGAGGCCTATCAGTGGTGGGACACCACATCACAGATAGTTCAATCTGAGCAGCGGACTTGGGAATTCTTTCTGGCTGAGTTTCGAAAGAAGTATATAGGAGATTTGTATATGGAtgagaagagaaaagagttcCTATATTTGAGACAGGGCAGGATGACTGTTAGCGAGTATGAAAAAGATTTCATCAGATTGAGTAAGTATGCCCGGGAAATGGTGCCTACAGAGGAAGCTAAATGTAAGAAATTTGAGCAGGGTTTGCATAATGACATTAGGGTGCTTTTGGCAGCCCATTCCATCAAAGAGTTCTCTACTCTGGTAAATGCAGCGTTGAATATAGAgaagataaaagaagaagaacagaGCTGGAGACAGAAAGGGCAACAGAAGAGAGGGCAAACCCAGATGCAGGGGCAATCCTCAGCCTCTCAAGCACCTATGAAGAGACAAAGAG CCAGTTCAGGAAGTGCAAGCAGGGGACAATACCCTATATGTGAGCACTGTGGTAGAAGGCATTTAGGACCCTGCAGAAAACTAACAGGggcatgcttcaggtgtggaTCCACTGAGCATCTTATGAGAGACTGTCCTAGGGGACAGGTATCATCAGCACCACCTATAGAGAGGCCTATTCCTGCTGGAtctagaggaagaggaaggggtAGAGGTAATCAAGGGGCAACTTCAGCCAGTCAAAGGGTGTCTGAAACAGTAGATAGACTAGACTTCAGAACACCTGCTAGAGCATATGCCATCAGGGCTAAAGAGGACAGAGACTCCAGACGGATTGTTGGTACATTCTCAATCTTTgataaacctgtgcatgcattgatAGACCCAGGATCTACACATTCATACATATGTTTACCCATTGTCAATGAGGGGAAATTACAGGCAGATTCTCTAAACCAAGATATAATAGTAACCAATCCCCTTGGTCATAGTGTGATAGTGAGTAAAGTATATAGGGATTGTCCTATATCTATTCATGATCAGACTTTCCATGGTGATTTGATAGAGTTACCCTTTAGAGAATTTGATGTAATCCTTggcatggactggttatctaagcATCGGGTATAA